A portion of the Aquicoccus sp. G2-2 genome contains these proteins:
- a CDS encoding Lrp/AsnC family transcriptional regulator — protein sequence MPDDIDSRLLAALQKNAHLTAQELGEMLNLSASQAGRRRQRLETSGIIRAYTARLDPLKLGLSVQAFVQVQLSTHDPEQAKSFNRLIEIRPEITSAWTLTGDADLLLRIYAEDLFSLNRLIHEVLLPHVAVSRVHSQIVMDQVKADAPLPM from the coding sequence ATGCCTGATGACATAGATTCGCGCTTGCTCGCAGCGCTGCAAAAGAACGCCCACCTCACCGCGCAGGAACTGGGCGAGATGCTTAACCTCTCGGCCAGTCAGGCCGGGCGGCGGCGGCAGCGTCTTGAAACCTCCGGCATCATCCGCGCCTATACCGCCCGGCTCGACCCGCTCAAACTCGGGCTGTCGGTGCAGGCTTTCGTGCAGGTGCAGCTTTCGACCCATGACCCGGAACAGGCCAAAAGCTTCAACCGGCTGATCGAAATCCGCCCCGAAATCACCTCCGCCTGGACCCTCACCGGCGATGCCGACCTTTTGCTGCGCATCTATGCCGAGGATCTGTTCAGCCTCAATCGCCTCATTCACGAGGTGCTCCTGCCGCATGTTGCGGTGTCGCGCGTCCATAGCCAGATCGTCATGGATCAGGTGAAGGCCGACGCGCCCTTGCCGATGTAG
- the hppD gene encoding 4-hydroxyphenylpyruvate dioxygenase — MGPFPHDAPRATISKENPAGTDGFEFVEFAHSDPQELRDLFTKMGFAHVANHKTRKVELWQQGDISYLINMQPGSHAAAFIEEHGPCAPSMGWRVVDADHAFAHAVKMGADPYEGDGKVMDVPAIRGIGGSLIYFIDQYFETSPYNAEFDWISSAHPAGVGFYYLDHLTHNVFQGNMDKWFGFYGDLFNFREIRFFDIQGKFTGLFSRALTSPCGKIRIPINEDRGETGQIVAYLKKYNGEGIQHIAVGAHNIYDSTDEIAARGLKFMPGPNQAYYDLSFKRVVDHDEPVERMQKHGILIDGEGVVDGGETRILLQIFSKTVIGPIFFEFIERKGDDGFGEGNFKALFESIEQEQIDNGEIEAAQ, encoded by the coding sequence ATGGGACCGTTCCCACATGATGCGCCACGCGCCACGATTTCCAAGGAAAACCCCGCCGGGACCGACGGGTTCGAATTTGTCGAGTTCGCCCATTCCGACCCGCAGGAGCTGCGCGATTTGTTCACCAAGATGGGGTTCGCCCATGTCGCCAATCACAAGACCCGCAAGGTCGAGCTTTGGCAGCAGGGCGATATTTCATATCTGATCAACATGCAGCCGGGCAGCCATGCCGCCGCTTTTATCGAAGAGCACGGCCCGTGCGCGCCGTCGATGGGCTGGCGGGTGGTCGATGCCGACCATGCGTTCGCCCATGCGGTGAAGATGGGGGCGGACCCTTATGAGGGCGACGGCAAGGTGATGGATGTGCCGGCCATTCGCGGCATCGGTGGTTCGTTGATTTACTTCATCGACCAATATTTCGAGACATCGCCCTATAACGCGGAGTTCGACTGGATCAGTTCGGCGCACCCTGCCGGTGTGGGCTTTTATTACCTCGATCATCTGACGCATAACGTGTTTCAGGGCAACATGGACAAGTGGTTCGGGTTTTACGGTGATCTGTTCAACTTCCGCGAAATCCGCTTTTTCGACATTCAGGGCAAGTTCACCGGGTTGTTCAGCCGCGCTTTGACCAGCCCGTGCGGCAAGATCCGCATTCCGATCAACGAGGACCGGGGCGAGACCGGGCAGATTGTGGCGTATCTGAAGAAATACAATGGCGAAGGCATTCAGCATATCGCCGTTGGCGCGCATAACATCTATGACAGCACCGACGAGATTGCCGCGCGCGGCCTGAAGTTCATGCCGGGGCCGAACCAAGCTTATTATGATCTGTCGTTCAAGCGCGTCGTTGACCATGACGAGCCGGTTGAGCGGATGCAGAAACACGGCATCCTGATCGACGGCGAAGGCGTTGTGGACGGTGGCGAGACGAGGATTCTGTTGCAGATATTCTCAAAAACGGTGATTGGGCCGATCTTCTTTGAGTTCATTGAACGCAAAGGGGATGATGGTTTCGGTGAGGGCAACTTCAAGGCGCTGTTTGAATCGATCGAGCAAGAGCAGATCGACAACGGTGAGATCGAAGCTGCGCAATAA
- a CDS encoding O-acetylhomoserine aminocarboxypropyltransferase/cysteine synthase family protein, whose protein sequence is MATMAQGFDTLQIHAGTEPDPATGARQVPIYQSTAFVFRDADHAAKLFGLQEVGYIYSRLTNPTISALANRIAALEGGAGAICCSSGHAAQIMSVFPLMGPGKNIVASTRLYGGTLTQFSQTFKRFGWGAHIVDFDDLAAVEAAIDDDTRALFCETIANPGGHITDLDAIAAIADRHGIPLIVDNTSATPYLCRPIEHGATLVVNSLTKYLTGNGTVTGGAIVDSGKFDWSASDKFPSLSQPEPAYHGLNFHETFGPAAFTFHSIAIGLRDLGMTLNPQAAHYTLMGIETLSLRMQKHVENAQKVAEWLDADERVAEVSYAGLPSAPTHELIAKICPGGAGGLFTARLKGGYDACVKVVDSLEMFSHVANLGDTRSLVIHAASTTHRQLTPEQQEAAGAGADVVRFSIGTEDPADIIADLDQALAKASA, encoded by the coding sequence ATGGCCACAATGGCACAAGGATTCGACACTCTACAGATTCACGCTGGCACCGAACCTGATCCAGCCACCGGCGCACGGCAGGTGCCGATCTATCAATCGACCGCCTTCGTTTTCCGTGATGCCGACCACGCGGCCAAGCTCTTCGGACTTCAGGAAGTCGGCTATATTTACTCGCGCCTGACCAACCCGACCATCTCGGCACTGGCCAACCGCATTGCAGCACTCGAAGGCGGGGCTGGTGCGATCTGCTGCTCTTCTGGGCACGCGGCACAAATCATGTCGGTCTTTCCACTGATGGGGCCGGGCAAGAATATCGTCGCTTCCACAAGGCTTTACGGCGGGACCCTCACCCAGTTCAGCCAGACGTTCAAACGCTTCGGCTGGGGCGCGCATATCGTCGATTTCGACGACCTCGCCGCCGTGGAGGCCGCGATTGACGACGATACCCGCGCGCTTTTCTGCGAAACCATCGCCAATCCGGGCGGGCATATCACCGATCTTGACGCCATCGCCGCGATTGCCGACCGCCACGGCATCCCGCTCATCGTCGATAACACCTCGGCCACGCCCTATCTTTGCCGCCCGATCGAACACGGGGCGACACTGGTGGTCAATTCGCTGACCAAATATCTCACCGGCAACGGCACAGTCACCGGCGGCGCCATCGTCGATTCGGGCAAGTTCGACTGGTCGGCGTCGGACAAGTTCCCGTCACTGTCACAGCCGGAACCCGCCTATCACGGGCTTAATTTCCATGAAACTTTCGGCCCGGCGGCGTTTACCTTCCACAGCATCGCCATCGGCCTGCGCGACCTTGGCATGACGCTGAACCCGCAAGCCGCGCATTACACGCTGATGGGCATCGAAACCCTGTCGCTCAGGATGCAAAAGCATGTCGAGAACGCACAGAAAGTGGCCGAATGGCTCGATGCGGATGAGCGCGTGGCCGAAGTGTCCTATGCGGGCCTGCCCTCTGCCCCCACCCATGAATTGATCGCGAAAATCTGCCCCGGTGGCGCGGGTGGGCTGTTCACAGCGCGGCTCAAGGGCGGCTATGACGCCTGCGTGAAGGTCGTGGACAGCCTCGAGATGTTCTCGCATGTGGCCAATCTCGGCGATACCCGCTCGCTGGTCATTCATGCGGCCTCCACCACCCACCGCCAACTCACCCCCGAGCAACAAGAGGCAGCCGGGGCCGGAGCCGATGTGGTGCGATTCTCGATCGGCACCGAAGATCCCGCCGATATTATCGCCGATCTCGATCAGGCACTTGCCAAAGCGTCCGCCTGA
- the rlmB gene encoding 23S rRNA (guanosine(2251)-2'-O)-methyltransferase RlmB yields MKKPTWVIDKEKARRAAAAETLWLFGLHAVRDALMNPAREKLRLVVTKNAADRLEEAIAASGIVPELTDPRKFNVPLDPQSVHQGAALEVKPLDWGSVTERCAAPPGDGAPRVVLLDRVTDPHNVGAILRSAEVFGACAVIGTRHHSAPETGALAKTASGALERQPYLRVRNLADTIGELQAMGYLVLGLAGEADESIETALEGRRARPVALVLGAEGPGLRQKTRETCDGLVKIDFTGAFGSLNVSNAAAVALYAARPGAR; encoded by the coding sequence ATGAAGAAGCCCACATGGGTGATCGACAAGGAAAAGGCGCGCCGTGCGGCGGCGGCAGAGACGCTGTGGCTGTTCGGGTTGCACGCGGTGCGCGATGCGTTGATGAACCCGGCGCGTGAAAAGCTGCGGTTGGTGGTGACGAAGAACGCCGCCGACCGGCTGGAAGAGGCCATCGCCGCCTCGGGCATAGTGCCCGAGCTGACCGATCCGCGCAAATTCAATGTGCCGCTTGATCCGCAATCGGTGCATCAGGGGGCCGCGCTGGAGGTCAAGCCGCTTGATTGGGGCAGCGTGACAGAGCGATGCGCGGCGCCACCGGGGGACGGCGCGCCACGGGTGGTTCTGCTTGACCGGGTGACGGACCCGCATAACGTGGGCGCGATCCTGCGTTCGGCAGAGGTGTTTGGCGCCTGTGCGGTGATCGGCACGCGGCACCATTCGGCACCGGAAACCGGCGCGTTGGCCAAGACGGCGAGCGGCGCATTGGAGCGTCAGCCCTATCTTAGGGTGCGCAATCTTGCCGATACGATTGGTGAGTTGCAGGCGATGGGGTATCTGGTGCTGGGGCTGGCCGGGGAGGCCGACGAGAGCATTGAGACGGCGCTTGAGGGACGGCGCGCCCGGCCGGTGGCGCTTGTTCTGGGGGCGGAAGGACCGGGGCTTAGGCAGAAAACGCGCGAAACCTGTGACGGGCTTGTGAAGATTGATTTTACGGGCGCGTTCGGTTCGCTCAATGTTTCGAACGCGGCGGCGGTTGCGCTTTATGCAGCGCGGCCCGGCGCGCGATAA
- a CDS encoding CoA-binding protein encodes MSEDYTDEHVRDVLTRTKVIAVVGVSANPARPSHYVSEFLVEKGYRVIPVNPGLAGQEMFGETVRGALSEIDEPVDMVDIFRRPDAVESVVDEALAAFPDLQTVWMQLGVINQAAAQKARARGVDVIMDRCPKIEIPRLF; translated from the coding sequence ATGAGCGAAGACTACACAGATGAGCATGTAAGAGATGTGCTGACCCGCACAAAGGTTATTGCCGTTGTGGGTGTATCGGCCAACCCGGCGCGCCCGAGCCATTATGTTTCAGAATTTCTGGTCGAGAAAGGCTATCGGGTGATTCCTGTCAATCCGGGGCTGGCCGGGCAGGAAATGTTTGGCGAGACGGTGCGCGGCGCGCTGAGCGAGATTGATGAGCCGGTCGACATGGTGGATATATTCCGCCGCCCCGACGCAGTGGAGTCGGTTGTCGATGAGGCACTGGCGGCGTTTCCCGATTTACAGACCGTCTGGATGCAGCTTGGCGTGATCAATCAGGCGGCGGCGCAAAAGGCGCGGGCGCGTGGTGTTGACGTGATCATGGATCGTTGCCCGAAGATCGAGATTCCGCGGCTGTTTTAA
- a CDS encoding phosphoribosyl-ATP diphosphatase: MTLAELEKIIATRANASPDDSWTAKLLAKGPEKAAEKFGEEAVEAIIEAVKGDKTRLVSEAADVLFHLLVMLKSRDVTLAQVMEELARRQSQSGLAEKASRKP, from the coding sequence ATGACACTTGCAGAGCTTGAAAAGATCATCGCCACCCGCGCCAACGCCAGCCCCGATGACAGCTGGACGGCAAAGCTTCTGGCAAAAGGCCCGGAAAAAGCGGCGGAAAAATTCGGTGAGGAAGCCGTAGAGGCAATCATCGAAGCCGTCAAAGGCGACAAAACGCGCCTCGTATCAGAAGCGGCAGACGTGCTCTTTCACCTGCTTGTCATGCTTAAATCGCGCGATGTCACGCTGGCGCAGGTGATGGAAGAACTCGCCCGCCGCCAAAGCCAATCCGGCCTTGCGGAGAAAGCCAGCCGCAAGCCCTGA